One stretch of Niallia sp. XMNu-256 DNA includes these proteins:
- the ctaD gene encoding cytochrome c oxidase subunit I: protein MSTYAEKRGVGAFLWDYLTTVDHKKIAHLYFVAGALFFVLGGIEAMIIRIQLLKPDSNFVSAGFFNELLTMHGTTMIFLAATPLLFAFMNAIMPLQIGARDVAFPFLNALGFWLFLFGGIFLNLSWFLGGAPDAGWTSYASLSLESPGHGIDFYTLGLQIAGFGTLISGINFLVTIINMRAPGMTFMRMPLFTWTTFVSSTLILFAFTPLAIGLFLLTFDRLFGANFFNVAGGGNTIIYEHIFWIFGHPEVYILILPAFGTFSEIFSTFSRKRLFGYSSMVFATMLIGFFGFMVWAHHMYTTGLGPVANAIFAVATMAIAVPTGIKIFNWLFTMWGGSIKFTTPMLWAVAFIPSFVMGGVTGVMQAVAPADYQYHDSYFIVAHFHYVIVGGVVFSLIAATHFYWPKMFGTMLSEKLGKVTFWFFLIGFHLTFFIQHFLGLWGMPRRVFTYLPNQGWETGNFISTIGAFFMAIGVIVLIINVIITSVKNERVGNDPWEDGRTLEWAIPSPPPYYNFKQTPLVRGLDAYWIEKMDGKKSLTPAEPLGDIHMPNSSFTPFIISLGLFIAAFGAMYQIDLGTGDVWANKWAVVVFILGLVITFGAMIFRSVKDDHGYHIHKEDLMEDDDKGVKA, encoded by the coding sequence TTGAGTACCTATGCGGAGAAAAGGGGAGTAGGAGCATTTTTATGGGACTACTTAACAACAGTCGACCATAAAAAAATTGCTCACCTTTATTTTGTTGCAGGTGCACTGTTCTTTGTTCTTGGTGGAATTGAAGCGATGATTATTCGTATTCAACTTCTAAAACCAGACAGCAATTTTGTCAGTGCAGGATTTTTCAATGAATTGTTAACGATGCATGGAACAACGATGATCTTTTTAGCAGCAACACCACTATTATTTGCGTTTATGAATGCTATAATGCCTTTGCAAATTGGGGCAAGGGATGTTGCTTTTCCATTTTTAAATGCACTTGGTTTTTGGTTATTCCTGTTTGGCGGGATTTTTCTAAATCTATCTTGGTTTTTAGGTGGAGCTCCTGATGCAGGTTGGACTTCATATGCATCATTGTCTCTTGAATCTCCAGGGCACGGGATTGACTTTTATACATTAGGATTGCAAATCGCTGGATTTGGTACCTTAATATCCGGAATTAATTTTCTCGTAACAATTATTAATATGAGGGCCCCAGGTATGACCTTCATGAGGATGCCGTTGTTTACCTGGACAACATTTGTTTCATCTACTCTGATTTTATTTGCTTTTACGCCTCTGGCGATAGGTCTATTTTTATTAACATTCGATCGCTTATTTGGGGCTAACTTTTTCAATGTGGCTGGTGGCGGGAATACGATTATTTATGAACATATTTTCTGGATTTTCGGTCACCCTGAAGTATATATTTTAATTTTACCAGCGTTTGGAACTTTCTCTGAAATTTTTTCAACCTTCTCAAGAAAAAGACTATTCGGTTATTCTTCGATGGTTTTTGCAACCATGTTAATCGGATTCTTTGGATTTATGGTTTGGGCTCACCATATGTATACAACAGGCTTAGGTCCTGTCGCGAATGCAATCTTTGCAGTTGCAACCATGGCAATTGCGGTTCCGACTGGAATTAAAATTTTTAACTGGTTGTTTACTATGTGGGGTGGGAGCATTAAATTTACAACACCAATGTTATGGGCAGTAGCGTTTATCCCTTCCTTTGTCATGGGAGGAGTTACAGGGGTTATGCAAGCAGTCGCTCCAGCAGACTACCAATACCATGATAGTTATTTTATCGTTGCTCATTTCCACTATGTTATTGTTGGTGGAGTTGTCTTTTCGTTAATAGCCGCAACTCATTTCTATTGGCCTAAAATGTTTGGAACCATGTTAAGTGAAAAATTAGGGAAAGTAACCTTTTGGTTCTTTTTAATCGGCTTCCATTTAACCTTCTTTATTCAACACTTCTTAGGGTTATGGGGAATGCCAAGACGAGTGTTTACCTACCTTCCAAATCAAGGGTGGGAGACAGGGAACTTCATTAGTACTATAGGTGCTTTTTTCATGGCTATAGGAGTAATTGTGTTAATAATCAATGTGATTATTACTTCTGTAAAAAATGAGAGAGTCGGAAATGACCCTTGGGAAGATGGTCGTACACTGGAGTGGGCGATACCTTCGCCACCACCATATTATAATTTTAAACAAACGCCACTTGTACGCGGTTTAGATGCTTATTGGATTGAAAAGATGGATGGAAAGAAAAGCTTAACTCCTGCAGAACCACTTGGAGATATTCATATGCCGAATTCATCTTTTACGCCGTTCATTATCTCACTAGGATTATTTATAGCTGCATTTGGAGCGATGTATCAGATTGACTTGGGCACTGGGGATGTGTGGGCTAATAAATGGGCTGTTGTTGTATTTATATTAGGTTTAGTCATTACCTTTGGAGCGATGATCTTCCGGTCGGTTAAGGATGATCATGGATATCATATTCATAAGGAAGATTTAATGGAAGATGATGATAAAGGGGTGAAGGCATAA
- the coxB gene encoding cytochrome c oxidase subunit II has protein sequence MKKRLKWHLYPLLVALAFVLSGCGEPHISALQPAGEVAKKQLDLMLLSTAIMVGVIIVVVIIFMYVLFKFRRKDDKIPKQVEGSHKLEIIWTSIPILLLVILAVPTVAATFNLADTAEMDKEDSDALVVNVRANLYWWEFEYPNQEIVTSQDLVVPTDEKVYFNLIASDVKHSFWIPSVGGKMDTNTDNINKFWLTFDSQKAQEAGNIFYGKCAELCGPSHALMDFKVKAVSRAEFDGWVADMQAVTEPEEATTPLALQGQEIYNNSCIGCHAVTPSNATPEAARMAPNLSNFGERETIAGFLEHDEENLKKWLRDPEAIKPGNKMTGTYGNLTEEELDALTEYLMGLKVQE, from the coding sequence ATGAAGAAACGTTTAAAGTGGCATCTTTATCCACTGTTAGTGGCACTAGCGTTTGTTCTATCCGGTTGTGGTGAACCTCATATTTCTGCATTACAGCCAGCCGGTGAAGTGGCAAAAAAACAATTAGATTTAATGCTGTTAAGTACGGCAATCATGGTTGGAGTTATTATAGTAGTTGTCATCATATTCATGTATGTTCTATTTAAGTTTAGAAGGAAAGATGACAAAATACCAAAGCAAGTAGAAGGGAGTCATAAGCTAGAAATTATTTGGACTTCAATACCAATTCTTTTATTAGTGATTCTTGCCGTTCCAACTGTTGCGGCGACATTTAACTTAGCTGATACAGCTGAAATGGATAAAGAGGATTCAGATGCGTTAGTTGTCAATGTACGAGCTAATTTATATTGGTGGGAGTTTGAGTACCCGAATCAAGAAATCGTTACTAGTCAGGATCTAGTCGTTCCCACCGATGAAAAGGTTTACTTTAATTTAATAGCATCTGATGTCAAACACTCCTTTTGGATTCCTTCTGTTGGCGGTAAAATGGATACCAATACCGACAATATTAATAAGTTCTGGTTGACATTTGATAGTCAGAAGGCACAGGAAGCTGGAAATATCTTTTATGGTAAATGTGCTGAACTTTGTGGACCGTCACATGCATTAATGGACTTTAAAGTTAAAGCAGTTTCAAGAGCTGAATTTGATGGGTGGGTTGCTGATATGCAGGCTGTGACAGAACCTGAAGAGGCAACAACACCATTAGCTCTTCAAGGTCAAGAAATTTATAATAATAGTTGTATCGGATGTCATGCGGTAACACCGTCAAATGCAACACCAGAAGCAGCTAGAATGGCACCAAATTTGAGTAACTTTGGAGAGCGTGAAACCATTGCCGGATTTTTAGAGCATGATGAGGAAAATCTGAAAAAATGGCTCCGTGACCCAGAGGCGATTAAACCAGGTAATAAAATGACTGGCACGTATGGAAACTTAACAGAAGAGGAATTAGATGCTTTAACAGAGTATTTAATGGGATTAAAGGTTCAAGAATAA